Proteins from one Deinococcus radiopugnans ATCC 19172 genomic window:
- the purU gene encoding formyltetrahydrofolate deformylase: MTAPATVPDPLNTATLTITCPDRGGIVASVSQFLHHHGANIIHSDQHSTDPAGGTFFMRMEFYLDGLDLSRDGFERAFATGVARPFDMAWTLAYRAEPRRMAILVSRYDHCFLDLLWRKRRGELNVTIPLIISNHEELRRDAEMFGLPFHVVPVNKANKAEAEAEQVRLLREADAEFVVLARYMQILSGDFLRGFGRPVINIHHSFLPAFVGANPYRAAFNRGVKLIGATSHYVTEELDAGPIIAQDVVPVTHRETPDTLMRLGRDVERQVLARAVKAHVEDRVLVHGNKTVVF, from the coding sequence ATGACCGCGCCTGCCACCGTTCCCGATCCGCTGAATACGGCGACACTGACCATCACCTGCCCGGACCGCGGCGGGATCGTGGCGTCGGTGTCGCAGTTCTTGCACCACCACGGCGCGAACATCATCCACAGCGATCAGCACAGCACCGATCCGGCGGGCGGCACCTTCTTCATGCGCATGGAGTTCTACCTGGACGGGCTGGACCTGTCCCGCGACGGCTTCGAGCGTGCCTTCGCGACCGGGGTGGCCCGGCCGTTCGACATGGCATGGACGCTGGCCTACCGCGCCGAACCCCGGCGCATGGCGATTCTGGTCAGCCGTTACGACCACTGCTTTCTGGACCTGCTGTGGCGCAAACGCCGGGGCGAGCTGAACGTGACCATCCCGCTGATCATCAGCAACCACGAGGAGCTGCGCCGTGACGCCGAGATGTTCGGCCTTCCTTTTCATGTCGTGCCCGTGAACAAGGCCAACAAGGCCGAGGCCGAGGCCGAACAGGTCCGGCTGCTGCGTGAGGCCGACGCCGAGTTCGTCGTGCTGGCCCGCTACATGCAGATTCTGTCGGGGGACTTTCTGCGCGGGTTCGGGCGGCCCGTGATCAACATTCACCACAGCTTCCTGCCGGCCTTTGTCGGCGCCAACCCCTACCGCGCGGCCTTCAACCGGGGCGTCAAGCTGATCGGGGCCACCAGCCACTACGTCACCGAGGAACTCGACGCCGGGCCGATCATTGCCCAGGACGTCGTGCCGGTCACCCACCGCGAGACGCCCGACACGCTGATGCGTCTGGGCCGCGACGTGGAACGGCAGGTGCTGGCCCGCGCCGTCAAGGCCCACGTCGAGGACCGTGTGCTGGTTCATGGCAACAAGACGGTGGTGTTCTAG